The genomic DNA TCTTGGGCATGCGAGGTGGCCGGCGTCCTCCGGTGGTCCCGTCGTTGCCCTGGGGCTCAGAGTTTTGTTGAAAAATCGGGAAAGTGCTCACTGCGTCGTCCTCTCTTTTGACGAATGAGGTCCTAGGATTCTATCGAATGAAGCTGGGAGTGCTCGCTGTCAACAGACTTCATGAGAACATGGACCACATGGAAAGCTCAGACATGCCCACCCCGGAGCAGATCGCATTGGCGAACGTTGTTGTCGACATCGAACGCACTGCCGCGCGCGTTGGGTGGGACCACGCCCCTTCTCTGTACGCCCTCGTTCCCACGAGCGAGCTGCTCAACCAGCCGGGGCTTCCTCCTGACATTGCCCAGCAGATCACCGCGTCATGGGACGGCTCGGCCACGCACCTCTCAGCCATCATTCAGGAGGATCTGGGCGAGGACGACCTCGAGGAAGTTCTTGGTCATCTTGCCTGGCCACAGCAAGTCGCCGGAGCTGCCCTCACCGTTGAACGCCTCGTTGTTCCCCCCGAGGTCGAAGACGCTGCACCCGAAGATCCCGAGGAAGCACTGAAGTTTATTTCGACGCATCCGTCGCGCACGGATGTACGTCTGGCAGTCGGGGTGCTTCGCACCGGTGAGTCCTGGTGTGCTCTGCGCACCCGTGCCTTCGATTCCGATGACAAGGTTGGTCAAGGGTCCGCCCTCGTCCCCAATCTTGTCCAGGCGCTGGCTCTGTCCCTCCAACCCGAGGAAAAGTAGCCTCCCAGGTTGCGGATTGCCCGGGTTGTAGGTTGCCCAGGTTGCGGATTGCCGCTTCAGCTATCAGCCTGCCTGACAGGTCGGAAGCGACTGCGTTTTCCCCTCTTTGATTGCGTTCACGGCGTTGAGCGCATCCTCAAGGGTTGAAACTTTGACAACGTTCAGCCCCTCGGGGATATGACCAACCACCTCGTCACAGTTTGAGGCGGGTGCAAGGAACCACGTGGCGCCGTCGTTGACGGCTCCCCACATTTTCTGACGAATCCCCCCGATCGCCCCGACCTCGCCGTCGTAACTCATCGTGCCGGTTCCGGCAACCACCGCTCCGCCGGTCAAAGGTCCGGGGGTCAGTCGATCAATGATTCCCAGGCTGAACATCAGGCCGGCAGAGGGGCCACCGACCTGTTCAAGATTAAAGGTGAT from Schaalia sp. ZJ405 includes the following:
- a CDS encoding PPA1309 family protein; protein product: MESSDMPTPEQIALANVVVDIERTAARVGWDHAPSLYALVPTSELLNQPGLPPDIAQQITASWDGSATHLSAIIQEDLGEDDLEEVLGHLAWPQQVAGAALTVERLVVPPEVEDAAPEDPEEALKFISTHPSRTDVRLAVGVLRTGESWCALRTRAFDSDDKVGQGSALVPNLVQALALSLQPEEK